In Terriglobales bacterium, one genomic interval encodes:
- a CDS encoding ABC transporter ATP-binding protein — translation MNAIEIFGLEKTYLVGFWHKRPRVGLRPLTLSVPAGEIFGYLGPNGAGKTTTLRLLMGLITPSGGSFRILGGDIRDPKIRSQIGFLPEQPYFYDYLTGRELLDYYGQLSGTSASDRKRRIDATLNRVGIADAADVQLRKYSKGMLQRVGIAQAILHDPPLVFLDEPMSGLDPLGRHEVRELIQQLKDEGKTVFFSTHILSDAEALCDRVAILGKGELRGVGVVAELTARISDNVEVIWHGSAAVPAMRALAIEVHLTGDTARATVPQSKVDAAIDAIRRSQARLTSINPIRTTLEDYFIERLAEGVEVTR, via the coding sequence ATGAACGCCATTGAAATCTTTGGTCTGGAAAAGACCTACCTCGTCGGCTTCTGGCACAAGCGTCCGAGGGTGGGTCTTCGCCCGCTGACCTTGTCGGTCCCGGCAGGCGAAATTTTCGGCTATCTCGGCCCTAACGGAGCTGGCAAAACCACCACCTTGCGCCTTCTCATGGGATTGATCACTCCCTCAGGTGGCTCGTTCCGCATTCTGGGAGGCGACATCCGCGATCCCAAAATTCGCTCGCAGATTGGTTTTCTGCCCGAACAACCCTATTTTTACGATTACCTCACTGGCCGCGAGTTGCTCGACTACTACGGCCAGCTTTCGGGGACGTCGGCCAGCGATCGCAAGCGCCGCATCGACGCCACCCTAAACCGCGTGGGAATCGCCGATGCCGCCGACGTCCAGCTGCGCAAGTACTCCAAAGGGATGCTGCAGCGCGTCGGCATTGCCCAGGCGATTCTGCACGATCCCCCGCTGGTTTTTCTGGATGAACCAATGTCCGGTCTCGATCCCCTCGGACGCCATGAGGTTCGAGAGCTCATTCAGCAGCTAAAAGATGAAGGCAAGACAGTCTTTTTCTCGACTCACATTCTCTCCGACGCAGAAGCACTATGCGATCGCGTGGCCATACTGGGGAAAGGAGAACTGCGAGGAGTCGGCGTGGTGGCTGAACTGACCGCCCGCATCAGTGACAACGTTGAGGTCATCTGGCATGGCTCTGCAGCCGTGCCCGCCATGCGCGCACTTGCCATCGAGGTTCACCTGACCGGTGATACGGCTCGAGCGACGGTGCCGCAATCCAAAGTGGATGCTGCGATCGATGCCATTCGCCGCTCTCAGGCGCGCCTGACCTCGATCAATCCTATCCGCACAACTCTGGAAGACTATTTCATTGAGCGGCTCGCCGAGGGCGTAGAGGTGACGCGGTGA
- a CDS encoding ABC transporter permease: MTARIRSIAFNTFREAVRDRVLYNLIVFALLMVGSSLLMGQITIGIQRQLVINLGLTAISIFGVLIAIFIGIGLVSKEIEKRTVYTVLTRPVRRWEFIVGKFFGLAGTLVVNAALMAIGFFGALLFLMHSFQKSDVYLLVAIYFVLLQFMIVTSVALLFSSFSTPILSAVFTFSIFVIGSFSEDLRGFAGMTQGPTRWLATALSFLLPNFSALNVISSVAHDQPVAGSLILYNTVYALAYAAALISAASLIFQHRSMK, from the coding sequence GTGACCGCCCGCATCCGCTCCATCGCGTTCAATACCTTTCGCGAAGCCGTACGCGATCGCGTGCTTTACAACCTGATAGTGTTTGCTCTCTTGATGGTGGGCTCTTCCCTGCTCATGGGCCAGATCACCATCGGCATTCAGCGGCAACTGGTCATCAATTTGGGACTAACGGCAATTTCGATTTTCGGGGTGCTGATCGCAATTTTCATCGGAATTGGCCTGGTCTCCAAGGAAATCGAGAAGCGCACTGTGTACACCGTTCTGACCCGTCCCGTCCGCCGCTGGGAATTCATTGTCGGTAAATTCTTTGGACTGGCGGGAACCCTGGTGGTCAACGCCGCACTGATGGCCATCGGATTTTTCGGCGCTTTGCTCTTCCTGATGCACAGCTTTCAGAAATCTGACGTTTACTTGCTGGTTGCCATCTATTTCGTCCTGCTTCAGTTCATGATCGTCACCTCTGTTGCACTGCTGTTTTCGTCATTTTCAACGCCGATCCTGTCGGCGGTCTTCACTTTCTCCATCTTCGTGATTGGATCGTTCAGCGAAGATCTGCGCGGCTTCGCCGGCATGACGCAGGGGCCCACGCGCTGGCTGGCAACCGCGTTGTCCTTCTTGCTTCCGAATTTCTCCGCGTTGAATGTGATCTCCTCGGTAGCACACGATCAGCCCGTAGCGGGATCACTGATCCTCTACAACACCGTCTATGCGCTGGCCTATGCCGCGGCCTTGATTTCGGCAGCTAGCCTCATTTTTCAGCACCGCAGCATGAAATGA